A section of the Atribacterota bacterium genome encodes:
- the galT gene encoding galactose-1-phosphate uridylyltransferase — protein sequence MTGEWVMISSSRKDRPIHSEYEGCPLCPGNIELEQNYDLAVFENRFPALVKNPSPPLNSGSPLLKNKPSKGVCEVIMYTSVHKSSLAEMSLLQIENLIEVWEDRIIELYSNPMIKYIFIFENKGEEVGATLSHPHGQLYAFPFLPLRVDKKLKNMKDYNSKNHKCMLCDILKEETRLEKRLIFQNDSFLALVPYYARFPYEIHILPKRHIGSIVDLHDSEKKSFAETLKIVTRKYDKLFE from the coding sequence ATGACCGGCGAATGGGTGATGATTTCTTCCAGTCGTAAAGATAGGCCAATACATTCTGAATATGAAGGTTGCCCTTTATGTCCAGGTAATATAGAGCTTGAGCAGAACTATGACCTGGCGGTCTTTGAAAACAGATTTCCTGCTCTTGTCAAAAATCCCTCTCCCCCGTTAAATTCTGGCTCACCTCTTTTAAAGAACAAACCCTCTAAAGGTGTCTGTGAAGTGATTATGTACACCTCTGTACATAAAAGCTCTTTAGCTGAAATGTCTTTACTGCAAATAGAGAATCTGATCGAAGTTTGGGAAGATAGAATTATTGAATTATACAGTAATCCAATGATAAAATATATTTTTATTTTTGAAAATAAAGGAGAGGAAGTTGGAGCAACTCTTTCCCATCCACACGGTCAATTATATGCCTTCCCTTTTTTACCTTTGAGAGTGGATAAAAAGCTTAAAAATATGAAAGATTATAATAGTAAAAATCATAAATGTATGCTATGTGATATTCTTAAGGAAGAAACACGACTTGAAAAGCGGCTTATTTTTCAAAATGACTCTTTTTTGGCCCTTGTTCCTTATTATGCCAGGTTTCCTTATGAAATTCATATTTTGCCAAAACGTCACATAGGCTCTATTGTTGATTTGCATGATTCAGAAAAAAAATCATTTGCTGAAACATTAAAAATTGTGACTAGAAAATATGATAAATTGTTTGAAAG